From the genome of Pseudonocardia sp. EC080619-01:
CGACCGCGGTGGTGCCGGGGCGGGCGTGCGCGGCCAGGTGCAGCGCGAGCTCGCTGGTCGGCTCGCGGTCCCCGGCGGCGACCGTGCCGGCGTCGTCGACCAGCACGACGTCGGACGGGGTCATCGTCTCGTAGTCCACCCCGGACGGTGTGACGGCGATCAGGTCACCGGTCCGCAGCGACAGGTTGCCCGACGTGCCGACGACCAGGCCGTCGCGCACCATCCGGCGCGACCAGGTGCAGAGGGACTCGCGGGCGGCGGTGTGATCGGCCGGGGAGGGATGCGGGGTCACGGCGTCCAGCATGCCCGGCGGATCCGCCCTACCCGTGGGTAGCTCCGATCGTGCAGGATCGCGCCATGGACGCCGATGTCATCGTGGTCGGGGCCGGGCTCGCCGGGCTGGTCGCCGCCGCCGAGATCGCCGACGCCGGGCGCTCGGTGATCGTGCTGGACCAGGAGCCGGAGCAGAACCTGGGGGGCCAGGCGTTCTGGTCGCTCGGCGGGCTGTTCCTGGTGGACACCCCCGAGCAGCGGCGCACCGGGATCCGGGACTCGGCCGACCTGGCGCTGTCGGACTGGCTGGGGTCGGCCGCGTTCGACCGGGGCGTCGACGACCCGTCCGGCGAGGACTTCTGGGCCCGCCAGTGGGCGACGGCCTACGTGCACTTCGCGGCCGGTGAGAAGCGGGCGTGGCTGCACGAGCAGGGGGTGCGGTGGCTGCCGGTCGTCGGCTGGGCCGAGCGCGGCGGGCACCTCGCCGACGGGCACGGCAACTCCGTACCCCGCTTCCACCTGACCTGGGGCACCGGGCCGGGTGTGCTGGAGCCGTTCGTCCGGCGGGTCCGCGCGCACGCCGACGCCGGCCGCATCACGCTGCGGTTCCGGCACCGGGTGGACGAGCTCGCCCTCACCGACGGGGTCGTCGAGGGGGTGCACGGCGCCGTGCTCGCCCCCGACGGCGCCGAGCGGGGCGCCGCGACCAACCGGGACGTGATCGGCGAGTTCACCGTCCGGGCGGGGGCGGTGCTCATCACCTCCGGCGGGATCGGCGGGGACCACGACCTCGTGCGGGCGAGCTGGCCCGACCGGCTGGGGACGCCGCCGTCGCACATGGTGTCCGGGGTGCCCGCGCACGTCGACGGCCGCATGCTCGCGATCACCGGGCGCAGCGGCGGGCGGATCGTGAACTCCGACCGGATGTGGCACTACACCGAGGGCGTGCAGAACCACTCCCCGGTCTGGGAGAACCACGGCATCCGGATCATCCCCGGTCCGTCGTCGCTGTGGCTCGACGCCACCGGACGGCGGCTGCCGGCGCCGAACTTCCCCGGCTTCGACACCCTCGGCACCCTCGGGGCGCTGCGCGCGACGGGGTACGAGCACTCCTGGTTCGTCCTGACCCGGAAGATCATCGAGAAGGAGTTCGCGCTCTCCGGGTCCGAGCAGAACCCCGACGTCACCGGCAAGGACGTCCGCGCCACGCTCGGCCGGGTCCGGCCCGGGGCGGCCGCGCCGGTCGAGGCCTTCATGGAACGCGGGGCGGACTTCGTCGTCGCCGGCACCCTCGACGAGCTCGTCGCCGGGATGAACCGCCTCACCGGCGGCACCCCCGAGCTCGACGTCGACGCGATCCGCCGCCAGGTGGTGGCCCGCGACCGGCAGATGGACCACGCCTTCACCAAGGACCTGCAGGTCATGGCGATCCACAACGCGCGCCGCACGCTCGGTGAGAAGCTCGCCCGCACGGCGCCGCCGCACCGGCTGCTCGACCCGGCCGCCGGGCCGCTGATCGCCGTCCGGATGCACGTGCTCACCCGCAAGACCCTCGGCGGGCTGCAGACCGACCTGTCCGGCCGGGTGCTCGACGGCGGCGGCTCGCCGGTACCGGGGCTGTGGGCGGCAGGCGAGGTCGCCGGGTTCGGCGGGGGCGGGGTGCACGGCTACCGGTCGCTGGAGGGGACGTTCCTCGGCGGCTGCCTGTTCTCCGGGCGCGAGGCGGGGCGGGCGATCGCGCTCGGGTAGCCGGCGGCTCGACACCTCCGGGTGTCACCCGACCAGGTCGGCCGGCGTACGGCGGAGCGGCCCCGGGGTCAGACTCGACGGACCGGCCGCGGCCGGAGGCGGGCGACGGTCGCTCCCCGCGGTGCAGCCGATGCCACCGATCGCGCCCCTCCGGGCGCAGGAAGCAGGACCGCCGTGCAGAGTCTCGTCCGCGCCGTGACCGTCACCGTGCTCGTCCTCGGCCTCGGGGCCGCAGGTGCCGGGATCGCCGCCGCCCAGCCGGCCCCGCCCGACCCGCCGCTCACCCCGGCCGACGAGCGTGCGCAGCTCGCGTGCGTACAGCGCTACCTCGACCTGACGGCCCTGCCGCAGCAGGCGCTGCAGGACCCGGCCGCGTTCTCGCTGACCGTCGCCGACGCCGCGGAGAAGTGCCACGACGTCCGCGCCCCCGCGGCGCCCACGGTGCCCACGGCGCCGCTCCCGGCCGGCTGAGCGGTCAGAGCAGGTCGCTGCGGCTGATCACACCGACCAGGACGCCGTCGTCGTCGACGACCGGGATCACCCGGAAGCCGCGCTCGGCGAGCAGCTGCTCGGCGTCCGCCAGCGGGTCGCCGGGGTGCACGGTCTCGACGTCGTAGGTCATCACCCCGGCGACCGTGCTGGCCCGGGTCCGGCGCCCGCCGTAGGTGGACCCCGCCATCAGGTCGGCCTCGGAGACGACGCCGAGCAGCCGGTCGTCGTCGTCCACGACCGGGACGGCGGTGTACCGGTAGGACAGCAGCACCTCGGCGGCCTCGTCGAGCGCGAGGCCGGGCGGGACCGCGACCAGCCCGCCGTCGGTCATGACGTCGGAGACCCGCAGCGAGGAGACCGGCCGCCCGCCGACCCGGCCCGCGCCCCGGGGTGCCATCGCCTCGGGCAGCGGCCCGCTGATCCCGGCGCCGCCGAACAGGCGGGCCGCCTTCCGGAACATCCCGCCCTCGCGGCGGGCCCGCAGCAGGTCGCTGCGGGTGATCACCCCGAGCAGCCCGCCCCGCTGGACGACGGGGACCAGGCGCAGCTCGCCGTAGACCCGCATCCGGTGCGCCACGATGGACACCGAGGTGGTGGCCTGCACGGTCACGACCTGCTCGGTCATGGCGTCACCGACCGTCGCGTTCGGATCGTCCCGGTGCCGCAGGACGTCGACGAGGCTGATCACGCCGACCAGCGAGAACCGCCGGTCGACCACGGGCAGGGCGGAGAAGCGGGCCTCCGCCATCCGCTCCTGGGCGCGGGACAGGGGTGCGTCGGCCCACACGGTGACGACACGTTCGGTCATGACGTCCCGCGCTCGCAGCACCATGCAACGACCGTAACCCCGGCGCGGGCCGCAGGGAGCGCCCGGCCCGGATCAGCGGCGTTCGATGTGGCCGAACCGGTGCCGGGTGCGGCTGATCGCCTGCTCACGCAGGACGGTGAGCAGCTCGCGGCGCCCGTCGGCGAGCACCGGGGCGTCCACGATCGACGCCCCGGCCCCTGCCGCAGCGCCGCGCAGCGCGGCGGGCACCTCGCCGAGCGCGCGGATCCGCTCGCCGGGGACGGGTTCCAGGTGCTGCCCGTCGTGGACGCCGCCGGGCAGCGGACCGCCCGGGACGGCGGGCCCGTGCAGCCGGACCGGGACACCCGCCGTCGCCGCGGCGAGCAGCACCCGCAGGACGTCGGCGCGGGTGGTGCCGGCGCCCGCCCAGACGGTGAGCGCGGGCAGCGGCCGGTAGCGGAACACGTTCGACTCGGCGGCCAGACCGGTCGGGTCGTGCTCCACGGCGAACTCGTCCCGCCAGGCGACGGCGTCCGACGCGGCCGCACGACGCAGCCGGTCCCGCTCCGCCGGGTCCAGGCCGGACGCCGCGGCGAGCACCCGCCGGGCCGCCCGCCCGGGCGTCGCGTCCCCGGCATGCGCCTCGGCCGGGGCCGGCGCGGGGCCGTCGTGCCAGGTCCCGAACTGGGCGACGTAGTTCGGCCCGCCCGGCTTCGCACCCGGGCCGAGCACCGACCCCTTCCACCCGCCGAACGACTGCCGCTGCACGACCGCGCCCGTGATGTGCCGGTTCACGTAGGCGTTGCCGACCTCGGCGCGGGCACACCAGTGCGCGA
Proteins encoded in this window:
- a CDS encoding FAD-binding dehydrogenase, whose amino-acid sequence is MDADVIVVGAGLAGLVAAAEIADAGRSVIVLDQEPEQNLGGQAFWSLGGLFLVDTPEQRRTGIRDSADLALSDWLGSAAFDRGVDDPSGEDFWARQWATAYVHFAAGEKRAWLHEQGVRWLPVVGWAERGGHLADGHGNSVPRFHLTWGTGPGVLEPFVRRVRAHADAGRITLRFRHRVDELALTDGVVEGVHGAVLAPDGAERGAATNRDVIGEFTVRAGAVLITSGGIGGDHDLVRASWPDRLGTPPSHMVSGVPAHVDGRMLAITGRSGGRIVNSDRMWHYTEGVQNHSPVWENHGIRIIPGPSSLWLDATGRRLPAPNFPGFDTLGTLGALRATGYEHSWFVLTRKIIEKEFALSGSEQNPDVTGKDVRATLGRVRPGAAAPVEAFMERGADFVVAGTLDELVAGMNRLTGGTPELDVDAIRRQVVARDRQMDHAFTKDLQVMAIHNARRTLGEKLARTAPPHRLLDPAAGPLIAVRMHVLTRKTLGGLQTDLSGRVLDGGGSPVPGLWAAGEVAGFGGGGVHGYRSLEGTFLGGCLFSGREAGRAIALG
- a CDS encoding HPP family protein, with product MVLRARDVMTERVVTVWADAPLSRAQERMAEARFSALPVVDRRFSLVGVISLVDVLRHRDDPNATVGDAMTEQVVTVQATTSVSIVAHRMRVYGELRLVPVVQRGGLLGVITRSDLLRARREGGMFRKAARLFGGAGISGPLPEAMAPRGAGRVGGRPVSSLRVSDVMTDGGLVAVPPGLALDEAAEVLLSYRYTAVPVVDDDDRLLGVVSEADLMAGSTYGGRRTRASTVAGVMTYDVETVHPGDPLADAEQLLAERGFRVIPVVDDDGVLVGVISRSDLL